A single genomic interval of Helianthus annuus cultivar XRQ/B chromosome 6, HanXRQr2.0-SUNRISE, whole genome shotgun sequence harbors:
- the LOC110944635 gene encoding uncharacterized protein LOC110944635 → MEEHYGKFLELFKQLHINLPFVEALAQMPKYAKFLKDILSNKKKLEELSQVTLNEECSAVLQNKLPKKMNDPGSFTIPCLIGSLSVSNALADLGASINLMPYAVFAKLDLGDPKPTRMSIQLADRSVKYPRGIVENMLVKIDKFVFPVDFVILDMDEDKNVPFILGRPFLATARALIDVCTGRLTLRVDDEEVTFDIGKSMQHSQSQYVTRNGRNV, encoded by the coding sequence atggaagaACACTATGGTAAATTCCTTGAGCTTTTTAAGCAACTTCATATAAATTTACCATTTGTCGAGGCACTTGCTCAAATGCCTAAGTATGCCAAGTTTCTGAAGGATATCCTATCCAACAAAAAGAAACTTGAGGAGCTTTCGCAAGTGACCTTGAATGAAGAGTGTTCAGCGGTTCttcagaacaaactaccgaagaAGATGAATGATCCTGGGAGTTTCACTATCCCGTGTTTGATCGGTAGTTTGTCGGTCAGCAATGCGTTGGCTGATCTTGGAGCTAGCATAAACCTCATGCCATATGCGGTTTTTGCTAAGCTAGACTTGGGAGATCCCAAGCCGACTCGTATGAGCATTCAGCTAGCCGACCGTTCAGTGAAGTACCCTCGAGGCATAGTTGAGAATATGCTGGTGAAAATCGACAAGTTTGTCTTTCCTGTCGATTTCGTGATTCTGGACATGGATGAGGATAAAAACGTTCCATTTATCTTGGGTCGCCCATTCCTAGCCACTGCGAGAGCCTTGATTGATGTCTGCACCGGTAGACTTACTCTTAGGGTTGATGATGAGGAGGTTACCTTTGACATTGGGAAATCCATGCAACACTCACAAAGTCAATATGTAACACGTAACGGGCGAAACGTGTAA
- the LOC118479549 gene encoding uncharacterized protein LOC118479549 translates to MEEHYGKFLELFKQLHINLPFVEALAQMPKYAKFLKDILSNKKKLEELSQVTLNEECSAVLQNKLPKKMNDPGSFTIPCLIGSLSVSNALADLGASINLMPYAIFAKLDLGDPKPTRMSIQLADRSVKYPQGIVENMLVKIDKFVFPVDFVILDMDEDKNVPLILGRPFLATARALIDVCTGRLTLRVDDEEVTFDIGKSMQHSQSQDDTLYFIETIDTYVSDHLHATFEEDVMDTQLLRGETFGSPSVDRMVEEVTCLIGHSSPPCPEVFEVVDRVTEPKARPSIEDPPSVELKELPDHLEYAFLEGETHLPVIISAGLSKEEKDRLLEVLKQHKKAIAWKIMDIKGFNPSFCTHKILMEEDF, encoded by the coding sequence atggaagaACACTATGGTAAATTCCTTGAGCTTTTTAAGCAACTTCATATAAATTTACCATTTGTCGAGGCACTTGCTCAAATGCCTAAGTATGCCAAGTTTCTGAAGGATATCCTATCCAACAAAAAGAAACTTGAGGAGCTTTCGCAAGTGACCTTGAATGAAGAGTGTTCAGCGGTTCttcagaacaaactaccgaagaAGATGAATGATCCTGGGAGTTTCACTATCCCGTGTTTGATCGGTAGTTTGTCGGTCAGCAATGCGTTGGCTGATCTTGGAGCTAGCATAAACCTCATGCCATATGCGATTTTTGCTAAGCTAGACTTGGGAGATCCCAAGCCGACTCGTATGAGCATTCAGCTAGCCGACCGTTCAGTGAAGTACCCTCAAGGCATAGTTGAGAATATGCTGGTGAAAATCGACAAGTTTGTCTTTCCTGTCGATTTCGTGATTCTGGACATGGATGAGGATAAAAACGTTCCACTTATCTTGGGTCGCCCATTCCTAGCCACTGCGAGAGCCTTGATTGATGTCTGCACCGGTAGACTTACTCTTAGGGTTGATGATGAGGAGGTTACCTTTGACATTGGGAAATCCATGCAACACTCACAAAGTCAAGATGATACACTCTACTTCATTGAGACTATCGATACTTATGTGAGTGATCATCTTCATGCTACATTCGAGGAGGATGTTATGGACACACAGCTGCTTAGAGGGGAGACTTTTGGTTCACCTAGTGTGGACCGAATGGTTGAGGAGGTGACCTGTCTGATAGGTCACTCATCTCCCCCGTGTCCCGAGGTTTTTGAGGTTGTGGATCGCGTGACTGAGCCTAAAGCACGCCCTTCTATTGAGGATCCACCTTCGGTTGAGCTTAAGGAGCTCCCAGATCATTTGGAGTATGCTTTCTTGGAGGGTGAGACTCATCTACCCGTTATCATTTCTGCTGGGTTGTCGAAGGAGGAAAAGGATCGATTGCTTGAAGTCCTGAAGCAGCACAAGAAGGCGATTGCTTGGAAGATTATGGATATAAAAGGGTTCAATCCATCCTTTTGTACCCATAAGATCTTGATGGAGGAGGACTTTTGA